Proteins encoded by one window of Clostridium perfringens:
- the ppdK gene encoding pyruvate, phosphate dikinase, producing the protein MEKKQYVYLFNEGNASMKNLLGGKGANLSEMTILGIPVPQGFTVTTEACNKYYEDDKKISQDIIEEIENKMSELEKITGKKFGSLENPLLVSVRSGARVSMPGMMDTILNLGLNDESVEAMAKLTNNPRFAYDSYRRFIQMFADVVMGVEKRLFEDLLDEVKEEKGYKIDTDLTAEDLKDLVVKFKALYKKEKGEDFPSNPKEQLIEAVTAVFRSWNNPRAIVYRRLNDIPGEWGTAVNVQEMVFGNKGETSGTGVAFSRNPANGDNELYGEYLMNAQGEDVVAGIRTPEPISHLEAQNPTIYKQFTDIVNTLEKHYRDMQDMEFTIEDGKLYFLQTRNGKRTAQAALKIAVDLVEEGMLTKEEAILKVEPKQLDTLLHPAFASDGLKEAKIVAKGLPASPGAACGKIAFTAEEAKERKANGEKVVLVRLETSPEDIEGMIAAEGILTVRGGMTSHAAVVARGMGTCCVAGCGELKVNEEARTLEVNGQVLTFDDYISIDGSTGHIYAEQVKTVSPEITGHFATFMGWADEIRKLKVRTNADTPRDTKQAVEFGAEGIGLCRTEHMFFAEDRILAVREMILAKNEDSRRVALEKLLPMQREDFIGIYEALEERPATIRFLDPPLHEFLPSEEEDINALAKEIGVSPAEIKNVVAELHEFNPMMGHRGCRLAVSYPEIAEMQTRAVIEAAIEVKKNKGYNIVPEIMIPLIGEIKELKYVKNVVVETAKTVMEEKGVQLDYKVGTMIEIPRAALTADKIAEEAEFFSFGTNDLTQMTFGFSRDDAAKFLKDYYEKGIYEQDPFAKLDQEGVGELMRIACEKGKATRPDIKLGICGEHGGDPSSVEFCHNLGLNYVSCSPYRVPLARLAAAQAQVKNKR; encoded by the coding sequence ATGGAAAAAAAGCAGTATGTTTATCTTTTTAATGAAGGTAACGCAAGTATGAAAAATTTATTAGGTGGAAAAGGTGCTAACTTATCCGAGATGACTATTTTAGGAATACCAGTTCCACAAGGATTTACAGTAACAACTGAAGCATGTAATAAGTATTATGAAGATGACAAAAAGATTTCTCAAGATATTATTGAAGAGATTGAAAATAAAATGTCTGAGTTAGAAAAAATAACTGGCAAAAAATTTGGTTCTCTTGAAAATCCATTATTAGTATCAGTTAGATCTGGTGCAAGAGTTTCAATGCCGGGTATGATGGATACAATTCTAAACCTTGGATTAAATGATGAATCAGTAGAAGCTATGGCTAAATTAACAAATAATCCAAGATTTGCTTATGATTCATATAGAAGATTTATTCAAATGTTTGCTGATGTTGTAATGGGTGTTGAAAAAAGACTTTTTGAAGATTTACTAGACGAAGTTAAGGAAGAAAAAGGTTATAAAATAGATACTGATTTAACAGCAGAGGATTTAAAAGATTTAGTAGTAAAATTTAAAGCGCTTTATAAAAAGGAAAAGGGAGAAGATTTCCCAAGTAATCCAAAAGAGCAGCTTATAGAGGCAGTTACAGCTGTATTTAGATCATGGAATAATCCAAGAGCTATTGTTTATAGAAGATTAAATGATATTCCAGGAGAATGGGGTACAGCAGTTAACGTTCAAGAGATGGTATTTGGAAATAAGGGAGAAACTTCAGGAACTGGAGTTGCATTCTCAAGAAACCCAGCTAATGGGGATAATGAATTATATGGTGAGTATTTAATGAATGCTCAAGGTGAGGATGTTGTTGCAGGTATAAGAACACCAGAGCCAATAAGTCATTTAGAAGCTCAAAACCCTACAATATATAAACAATTTACAGATATAGTTAATACATTAGAAAAGCATTATAGAGATATGCAAGACATGGAATTTACAATAGAAGATGGAAAGTTATATTTCCTTCAAACTAGAAATGGTAAGAGAACTGCTCAAGCAGCTTTAAAAATAGCTGTTGATTTAGTTGAAGAAGGAATGTTAACTAAGGAAGAGGCTATATTAAAAGTTGAGCCTAAACAATTAGATACATTACTTCATCCTGCTTTTGCATCTGATGGCTTAAAAGAAGCTAAAATAGTTGCAAAGGGATTACCAGCATCACCAGGAGCTGCATGTGGTAAAATAGCTTTCACAGCTGAAGAAGCTAAGGAAAGAAAAGCAAATGGTGAAAAGGTTGTATTAGTAAGATTAGAGACTTCACCAGAAGATATAGAAGGTATGATTGCCGCAGAAGGTATCTTAACTGTTAGAGGAGGAATGACTTCTCATGCAGCCGTTGTAGCAAGAGGAATGGGTACTTGCTGCGTAGCAGGATGTGGAGAATTAAAAGTTAATGAAGAAGCTAGAACTTTAGAAGTTAATGGACAAGTATTAACCTTTGATGATTATATTTCAATAGATGGTTCAACAGGACACATCTATGCTGAACAAGTTAAGACAGTATCTCCTGAAATCACAGGACATTTCGCTACATTTATGGGATGGGCTGATGAAATAAGAAAATTAAAGGTTAGAACTAATGCTGATACACCAAGAGATACTAAACAAGCTGTTGAATTTGGTGCAGAAGGTATTGGATTATGTAGAACAGAGCATATGTTCTTTGCTGAAGATAGAATTTTAGCTGTTAGAGAAATGATTTTAGCTAAGAATGAGGATAGTAGAAGAGTTGCATTAGAAAAACTTCTACCAATGCAAAGAGAAGACTTTATAGGAATATATGAAGCTTTAGAAGAAAGACCAGCTACAATAAGATTCTTAGATCCACCTCTACATGAATTCTTACCAAGTGAAGAGGAAGATATAAATGCCTTAGCTAAAGAAATTGGAGTAAGTCCAGCTGAGATTAAGAATGTAGTTGCTGAATTACATGAATTTAACCCAATGATGGGTCATAGAGGATGTCGTTTAGCAGTATCTTATCCAGAGATAGCTGAAATGCAAACAAGAGCTGTCATAGAGGCTGCCATAGAAGTTAAAAAGAATAAAGGATACAATATAGTTCCTGAAATAATGATTCCTTTAATAGGTGAAATAAAAGAATTAAAATATGTTAAAAATGTAGTTGTTGAAACAGCTAAGACAGTAATGGAAGAGAAAGGTGTTCAATTAGATTATAAGGTTGGAACAATGATTGAAATTCCAAGAGCTGCTTTAACAGCTGATAAGATAGCAGAAGAGGCTGAGTTCTTCTCCTTTGGAACAAATGATTTAACTCAAATGACATTTGGATTCTCAAGAGATGATGCAGCTAAATTCTTAAAAGATTACTATGAAAAAGGAATATATGAGCAAGATCCATTTGCTAAATTAGACCAAGAAGGCGTTGGAGAGCTTATGAGAATTGCTTGTGAAAAAGGTAAGGCAACAAGACCTGATATTAAATTAGGTATATGTGGAGAACATGGTGGAGATCCTTCATCTGTTGAATTCTGCCACAACTTAGGATTAAATTACGTAAGTTGTTCACCTTATAGAGTTCCATTAGCAAGACTTGCAGCTGCACAAGCACAAGTTAAAAATAAAAGATAA
- a CDS encoding cytidine deaminase — protein MKKELIKKALEARELAYCPYSNFKVGAAALFEDGKIYTGCNVENASFGATNCAERTAIFKGVSEGARVLKAMALVGDLNSYTYPCGICRQVIVEFAEDKDIKIFIVKSEDDYIETTLDEILPGSFTKKDLEK, from the coding sequence ATGAAAAAAGAACTTATAAAAAAAGCTTTAGAGGCAAGAGAATTAGCATATTGTCCATATTCAAATTTTAAGGTAGGTGCAGCTGCTTTATTTGAGGATGGTAAAATATATACAGGATGCAATGTTGAAAATGCATCATTTGGAGCAACAAACTGTGCTGAGAGGACTGCTATATTTAAAGGGGTTTCAGAAGGAGCAAGAGTCTTAAAGGCTATGGCTTTAGTAGGAGATTTAAATTCATACACATATCCATGTGGTATATGCAGACAAGTAATAGTAGAGTTTGCAGAGGATAAAGATATAAAAATATTCATAGTAAAAAGTGAAGATGATTATATAGAGACAACATTAGATGAAATTTTACCTGGATCTTTCACTAAAAAGGATCTGGAAAAATAG
- a CDS encoding helix-turn-helix transcriptional regulator — MKLTPRQEEIVRLVKEGQPITSEALAGKLGVTRAALRPDLAILTMIGVLDARPKVGYVYSDKPSNSFIYEKIKNIKVKDIMSKPVTVCEETMLHDAIVHLFLNDVGTMFVENGGVLTGAVSRKDFLKVAIGGTDIYKVPVGVIMTRMPNIVCAVEEDCAFDVAKKIIEHEIDSVPVVKRIEENEGKERLEIIGKISKTNITKLFVKLGEN; from the coding sequence TTGAAATTAACACCGAGGCAGGAAGAAATAGTTAGACTTGTAAAAGAGGGTCAACCAATAACTTCAGAAGCTTTAGCAGGAAAGTTAGGGGTTACAAGAGCAGCCTTAAGACCAGATCTTGCAATACTTACAATGATTGGCGTATTAGATGCAAGACCAAAGGTTGGGTATGTTTATTCAGATAAACCTTCGAACAGTTTCATCTATGAAAAAATAAAAAATATAAAGGTTAAAGACATAATGTCTAAACCGGTTACAGTATGTGAAGAAACTATGCTTCATGATGCTATAGTACATCTATTTTTAAATGATGTAGGAACTATGTTTGTAGAAAATGGAGGAGTTCTAACAGGAGCTGTTTCCAGAAAAGACTTTTTAAAGGTCGCTATAGGAGGAACAGATATTTATAAGGTTCCTGTTGGTGTTATAATGACAAGAATGCCTAACATAGTATGTGCTGTAGAAGAAGATTGCGCTTTTGATGTAGCAAAAAAGATAATAGAACATGAAATAGACTCCGTACCAGTTGTAAAAAGAATTGAAGAAAATGAGGGAAAAGAGAGATTAGAGATCATAGGAAAAATTTCTAAGACTAACATAACAAAGTTGTTTGTTAAGCTTGGAGAAAATTAA
- the era gene encoding GTPase Era, which translates to MFKSGFITIVGRPNVGKSTLTNLLMGEKLSIVSNKPQTTRNNIQTILTGEDYQMIFVDTPGIHKPKHKLGEYMVNSATDSIKDVDLVLFLSNPCEEVGRGDKFIIEQLKNQKAPVIFVLNKVDESSPEKVAKTLELFSKEYDFAEMIPISAMKAKNTDKLLELMVKYLPEGPKYYPDDMITDVQERFVVAEIVREKALKNLSQEVPHGIAVDVIQMKQDDNGKYNIEVDLICEKASHKGIIIGKNGQTLKKIGSTARYELERFLRAKVNIKIWVKVRKEWRDNTSLLKELGYKKLK; encoded by the coding sequence ATGTTTAAATCAGGATTTATAACAATTGTTGGTAGACCAAATGTAGGTAAGTCAACATTAACAAACTTATTAATGGGAGAAAAACTTTCAATTGTTTCTAATAAACCACAAACAACAAGAAATAACATTCAAACAATATTAACTGGAGAGGACTATCAAATGATTTTTGTTGATACTCCAGGGATACATAAGCCTAAACATAAACTAGGTGAGTATATGGTAAATAGTGCTACAGATTCTATAAAAGATGTAGATTTAGTATTATTTTTAAGTAATCCATGTGAGGAAGTTGGTAGAGGAGATAAGTTTATAATAGAGCAACTTAAAAATCAAAAAGCTCCTGTTATATTCGTATTAAACAAAGTTGATGAGAGTTCACCAGAAAAGGTTGCTAAAACTTTAGAATTATTCTCAAAAGAATATGACTTTGCAGAAATGATTCCAATATCAGCTATGAAAGCTAAAAACACAGATAAACTTTTAGAACTTATGGTTAAATATTTACCAGAGGGTCCTAAATATTATCCAGATGATATGATAACAGATGTTCAAGAAAGATTTGTTGTAGCAGAGATAGTTAGAGAAAAGGCTCTTAAAAATTTAAGCCAAGAAGTTCCTCATGGTATTGCTGTAGATGTTATACAAATGAAACAAGATGATAATGGTAAGTATAACATAGAAGTAGATTTAATATGTGAAAAAGCATCTCATAAAGGAATAATAATTGGTAAAAATGGTCAAACACTTAAGAAGATTGGTTCTACAGCTAGATATGAATTAGAAAGATTCTTAAGAGCAAAAGTAAATATAAAAATATGGGTAAAAGTTAGAAAAGAGTGGAGAGATAATACTTCACTATTAAAGGAATTAGGTTATAAAAAACTTAAATAG
- a CDS encoding CotS family spore coat protein — MGKHSKKFNEADEIFNAVESIVLPMYNLENYSIENIKFKNTDKNRAVYKLIDDINNPKNTFCLKKVYYDEGTLLFIYSVMEWFARNEIKLPKMLPSKFNGRFVKANNMLFMLCPWVKGEKCNFDNLQHILLSIENLAKMHNCSRNFKAIEGSLIKTGFDSLYISTLKHFNKILSSFNTATKMKHKDKFSSIFLDVFDENIYLAKEALLVSGSINDKNLSRSLCHGDYVNKNILIDNTDVWVIDFDKASLNYSMYDLCYFMRRLLKRSNTNWDIDLTRKIIKTYNSIAPLTEDDFKYVFSYLAFPQKYWRLSKDYYNNIKKCNKSMFVESLKEVALDTYAQVRFVEELRILFSTEFKIKV, encoded by the coding sequence ATGGGAAAGCATTCTAAAAAGTTTAATGAAGCTGATGAAATTTTTAATGCTGTAGAATCCATAGTTTTACCTATGTATAATTTAGAAAACTATTCTATAGAGAATATAAAATTTAAAAATACAGATAAAAATAGAGCTGTTTATAAATTAATTGATGATATTAATAATCCTAAAAATACCTTTTGCTTAAAAAAGGTTTATTATGATGAAGGGACTCTCTTATTCATATATTCAGTTATGGAATGGTTTGCTAGAAATGAAATTAAGCTTCCAAAAATGCTCCCTTCAAAGTTTAATGGTAGATTTGTTAAAGCAAATAATATGCTTTTTATGCTTTGTCCATGGGTTAAAGGTGAAAAATGTAACTTCGATAATTTACAACATATCTTATTATCCATAGAAAATCTAGCTAAAATGCATAATTGTTCAAGAAACTTTAAAGCAATTGAAGGTAGTTTAATTAAAACTGGATTTGATAGTCTCTACATATCCACATTAAAACACTTTAATAAGATTCTTTCATCATTTAATACTGCAACTAAAATGAAACATAAGGACAAGTTTTCATCAATATTTTTAGATGTTTTTGATGAAAATATTTATCTAGCTAAAGAAGCTCTCTTAGTTTCAGGTTCTATTAATGACAAAAATTTAAGTAGATCTCTTTGCCATGGAGATTATGTAAATAAAAATATTTTAATTGATAATACTGATGTTTGGGTAATTGATTTTGATAAAGCATCCTTAAATTATTCTATGTATGATTTATGTTATTTTATGAGACGTTTATTAAAAAGATCAAATACTAATTGGGATATAGACTTAACAAGAAAGATAATTAAAACATATAATTCAATTGCTCCTCTTACAGAGGACGACTTCAAATATGTTTTTTCATATCTAGCATTTCCACAAAAATATTGGCGCTTATCAAAGGACTATTATAATAACATAAAAAAATGTAATAAATCAATGTTTGTAGAATCTCTTAAGGAAGTTGCACTAGATACTTATGCTCAGGTTAGATTTGTTGAAGAACTTAGAATATTGTTTTCTACTGAATTTAAAATTAAAGTTTAA
- the recO gene encoding DNA repair protein RecO, whose product MLWIFTEKMGKITAIAKGAKKSKSKLFSLTHPLCYGDYLLFKGKGLYRLSEGKIRTSFQTSLTDLEKLTYASYLCELIDISLQDEEENFNLYKEFITCLYLINTEAISYELLIRAFELKLLKYTGYGLRFDNCVFCKNKLSVSNYISLRYFGGVCDKCPKEHGLYINKATYNALRFLNNTSLDKVYRLTLTEEVKAELFKVTSFIISSVYSRKPKSLEMLKFIKE is encoded by the coding sequence TTGCTTTGGATTTTTACCGAGAAAATGGGTAAGATAACAGCTATAGCTAAGGGTGCAAAGAAAAGTAAAAGTAAACTCTTTTCATTAACGCACCCTTTATGCTATGGCGATTATTTATTATTCAAGGGAAAGGGTTTATATAGGTTATCTGAAGGAAAAATAAGAACTTCCTTTCAGACATCTTTAACTGACCTAGAAAAGCTTACTTATGCATCTTACTTATGTGAGCTTATTGATATATCACTACAGGATGAAGAAGAAAATTTTAATTTATATAAAGAGTTTATAACCTGTCTTTATTTAATAAATACTGAGGCTATAAGTTATGAACTATTAATAAGAGCTTTTGAGCTTAAATTATTAAAATACACTGGGTATGGATTAAGATTTGATAATTGTGTATTTTGTAAAAATAAATTAAGTGTTTCAAACTACATTAGTTTAAGATATTTTGGAGGCGTTTGTGATAAATGTCCCAAGGAACATGGGCTTTACATAAATAAAGCCACATATAATGCCTTAAGATTCTTAAATAATACTTCTTTGGATAAAGTATATAGATTAACATTAACAGAAGAGGTTAAAGCAGAACTTTTTAAGGTTACTAGTTTTATAATATCTTCTGTATATTCAAGAAAACCTAAAAGTTTAGAAATGTTAAAGTTTATAAAGGAGTGA
- the ybeY gene encoding rRNA maturation RNase YbeY, whose protein sequence is MIFIDNRQNKFEVTEELTKKLEEVISFVLKEEKVKEDCEVSLVFVDNEEIRGINNETRGIDRATDVLSFPMIDYPEDKVYKDVYLEHEFDKCYFDGDELILGDIVLSLERTKEQSIEFNHSFEREACYLVTHSVLHLLGYDHMEEEEKARMRGREEELLGKLNITRES, encoded by the coding sequence ATGATATTCATAGATAATAGACAGAATAAATTTGAGGTTACGGAAGAATTAACTAAGAAGTTAGAAGAAGTTATTTCTTTTGTGCTAAAAGAAGAAAAAGTTAAAGAGGATTGTGAAGTTTCTTTAGTCTTTGTAGACAACGAAGAAATTAGAGGAATAAACAATGAAACTAGGGGAATAGATAGAGCAACTGATGTTTTATCATTTCCAATGATTGATTATCCAGAGGATAAAGTTTATAAAGATGTTTATTTAGAACATGAATTTGATAAATGCTATTTTGATGGAGATGAACTTATCTTAGGAGATATAGTTTTATCTCTAGAAAGAACTAAAGAACAAAGTATTGAGTTTAATCACTCATTTGAAAGAGAGGCTTGCTACTTAGTAACTCACTCAGTTTTACATCTTTTAGGTTATGACCATATGGAAGAGGAAGAAAAGGCTAGAATGAGAGGAAGAGAAGAGGAGTTACTTGGTAAGTTAAATATAACAAGGGAAAGCTAA
- a CDS encoding DUF4342 domain-containing protein translates to MSEITLEKVDQVIERTYATYAEAKEALEACDGDVVNALIYIEKKREEESKVEEEKVMEEKAESFEDIKKFLKDLIDKGNVSRIRILKDEKVLTDMPVNAGIAAGAIAVIFPSILALSVVAAIATKITIEITKADGSVEIVNKIVKNAANDIKGKAFGLKEKAFSVANDMKEKRENGKTNENKINKFHKHNKLENETSFTYTVKFDDVD, encoded by the coding sequence ATGAGTGAAATAACATTAGAAAAAGTAGACCAGGTAATAGAGAGAACATATGCTACTTACGCAGAAGCTAAAGAGGCATTAGAAGCTTGTGATGGTGATGTTGTTAATGCATTAATATATATTGAGAAAAAAAGAGAAGAAGAAAGTAAAGTAGAAGAAGAAAAGGTAATGGAAGAAAAGGCAGAAAGCTTTGAAGATATAAAAAAATTCTTAAAGGATTTAATTGATAAGGGAAATGTATCTAGAATAAGAATTCTTAAGGATGAAAAAGTATTAACTGATATGCCAGTTAATGCTGGGATAGCTGCAGGGGCCATTGCCGTAATATTCCCAAGTATATTAGCACTAAGTGTGGTAGCCGCTATTGCAACAAAGATTACAATAGAAATAACTAAGGCTGATGGAAGTGTTGAGATTGTTAATAAAATAGTCAAAAATGCAGCTAATGATATTAAGGGGAAAGCATTTGGACTAAAGGAAAAAGCTTTTAGTGTAGCAAATGACATGAAAGAAAAAAGAGAAAATGGAAAAACAAATGAGAATAAAATAAACAAATTTCATAAACATAATAAGTTGGAAAATGAAACAAGTTTTACATATACGGTAAAATTTGATGATGTTGACTAG
- a CDS encoding diacylglycerol kinase yields MKVRKLIDSFNYAIDGIIYALRTQRNMRIHFIVALIILSACFVYDISKIEFIILAITITMVIAAELVNTAIESAIDLSTNYYHPLAKVAKNTAAGAVLITAINAVLVGYIIFWDELTNITFRIMDRVKETEPYIIFIVLAIVCIVVVAAKAYFGEGTPLKGGMPSGHSAIAFSIATAISLISNSHIIIILSYLMALITAQSRVDSEVHSVWEVIAGAILGTLITILIFKIFS; encoded by the coding sequence ATGAAGGTAAGAAAACTTATTGATAGCTTTAATTATGCAATAGATGGTATAATATATGCCTTAAGAACTCAGAGAAATATGAGAATACATTTTATAGTAGCTTTAATTATATTATCAGCTTGTTTTGTTTATGATATAAGCAAAATAGAGTTTATAATACTAGCCATAACAATAACCATGGTAATAGCAGCAGAATTAGTTAATACTGCTATAGAAAGCGCTATAGATCTAAGTACAAATTACTATCATCCTTTAGCTAAAGTAGCTAAAAACACAGCAGCCGGGGCAGTACTTATAACTGCAATAAATGCTGTCTTAGTGGGGTATATTATATTTTGGGATGAGCTTACCAATATAACTTTTAGAATTATGGATAGAGTAAAAGAAACAGAGCCTTATATTATATTTATTGTATTAGCCATAGTATGCATAGTTGTGGTTGCTGCAAAGGCTTATTTTGGAGAAGGAACCCCATTAAAGGGTGGAATGCCTTCAGGACACAGTGCTATAGCCTTTTCTATAGCTACGGCTATATCACTTATAAGTAATTCTCATATTATAATTATACTTAGTTATTTAATGGCTTTAATAACGGCTCAGAGCAGAGTGGATTCAGAAGTCCATAGTGTATGGGAAGTTATTGCAGGAGCAATATTAGGAACGCTTATAACAATTTTAATTTTTAAAATATTTAGTTGA
- a CDS encoding deoxyguanosinetriphosphate triphosphohydrolase: MKIRENIESFERIKLNKVAKFSDESVGRERLEEPDEIRTCFMVDRDRIIHSKSFRRLKRKTQVFIRTYGDHYRTRLVHTLEVSQVARTIGVALSLNEYLIEAIALGHDLGHAAFAHIGEDVLNDFLPGGFKHNEQSVRVAKKIEKNGLGLNLTKEVLDGILNHSGFSNVSKVAGTFEGQVVRFADKIAYVNHDIDDSIRAGILKEEDLPKNIIEILGASGSERIDTLVKDCVFNTIDNIGKGEPRVSLSNEIGDAFVQLRKFLFDNIYLGKYLEGERKKAEFVLSKVIEYYYKNWGEMPELYRNICEEEGIHRGVTDYVAGMTDDYCTNEFNKIYIPKFVMY; this comes from the coding sequence ATGAAAATAAGAGAGAATATTGAAAGTTTTGAAAGAATAAAGTTAAATAAAGTCGCAAAGTTCTCAGATGAATCTGTAGGAAGAGAACGCTTAGAAGAACCAGATGAGATAAGGACCTGTTTTATGGTAGATAGGGATAGAATAATTCATAGTAAATCTTTTAGAAGATTAAAAAGAAAAACTCAGGTTTTTATAAGAACCTATGGGGATCATTATAGAACAAGGCTTGTTCATACTTTAGAAGTTTCTCAAGTAGCAAGAACGATAGGAGTAGCTCTATCATTAAATGAATATTTAATAGAGGCTATTGCTTTAGGTCATGATTTAGGGCATGCAGCTTTTGCTCATATTGGAGAGGATGTTTTAAATGATTTTCTTCCAGGTGGGTTTAAGCATAATGAACAAAGTGTTAGGGTAGCAAAGAAAATAGAGAAAAATGGCTTAGGTCTTAATTTGACCAAGGAAGTTTTAGATGGAATATTAAATCATAGTGGTTTTTCAAATGTTAGTAAGGTAGCAGGAACTTTTGAAGGACAAGTAGTTAGATTTGCAGATAAAATAGCATATGTAAATCATGATATAGACGATTCAATTAGAGCGGGAATTTTGAAAGAAGAGGATTTGCCTAAGAATATTATTGAAATCTTAGGTGCTAGTGGTAGTGAAAGAATAGACACTTTAGTTAAAGATTGTGTTTTTAATACAATTGATAACATAGGTAAAGGAGAGCCTAGGGTATCTTTAAGTAATGAAATAGGAGATGCCTTTGTTCAGCTTAGAAAATTTTTGTTTGATAATATATATTTAGGGAAATACTTAGAGGGTGAGAGGAAAAAAGCAGAATTTGTACTAAGTAAGGTTATAGAATATTATTACAAGAATTGGGGAGAAATGCCTGAATTATATAGAAATATATGTGAAGAGGAAGGGATACATAGAGGGGTTACGGATTACGTTGCAGGAATGACAGATGATTACTGTACAAATGAGTTCAATAAAATATATATTCCAAAGTTTGTGATGTATTAA